The nucleotide window GAGCAAGAAAGCGGCCCGATAGCCCTTCGGCATGGCCTGCACGTATTCGATCAGCCGTGTCGCCGGGCCGACGCAGACGACGAGCACGCCGGTCGCCAAGGGATCGAGCGTGCCGGCATGGCCCGTCTTGGCGGCCCGCACCAGGCGTTTCACGCAGTCCACGGCCTCGCGCGACGTCATGCCCGGCGGCTTGTGCAGGTTGACGATGCCAAACGGCTTCTTGTCGGTCATGCTTCGATCTCGTGGCGATGCGGCAGCGAGGGCTGCGCGCCCCGCCGCGTCACGGCCAGTGCCGCCGCGCGGTTGGCCCAACGGGCAGCTTCGAGCAGCGTGCGGCCTTCGGCCAGCCCGACGGCCAACACGCCGTTAAACGCATCTCCCGCCGCCGTCGTGTCGATCGCCGTCACCGGAACGGCGGGAATCGTTTCCACCCGGTCGCTCACCACAAGGCACCCGTCGGCGCCCAGGGTCAGCACGCACTGCCCCGCTCCCAACCGCCGCAAATGGCCCAGCATGGCCAGCGAATCGGTCTTCGAAAGGTCGCTGCCCGTCAGTTCGGCGGCCTCGAGCTGGTTCGGCGTCAGCACATTGACCAACTCCAGCAGTTCCAGCCGGTCGCAAAAGCTTCCCACGGGCGCGGGATTGAGAATCGTAAGCAGACCAGCCTGCTTGGCACGCGTCAACGCACGTGCCACCGTGTCGAGCGGCGTTTCCAAACAAGTGAGCAGCACGCGGGCCCCGTCGAACAGCGACTGCGGCAAAGCATCGATATCGTCGGGCCGCAACTCCGCGTTGGCCCCTGAGGCAACGGCGATCGCGTTTTCGCCCTGCGCATCGACGACGATTTGTGCCACGCCTGAAGCCACGCCGGGCAGCACCTTGACTGCCGACAGGTCGAGGTTCTCCTGCCGGAGGTGCTCGATCGCTTGCCGGCCGAAGGCATCGTCGCCCACGGCCGCCACGAAGGCCACCGGAGCGCCTGCCACGCGCGCGGCGGCCACCGCCTGGTTGGCGCCCTTGCCGCCGGCGGCCTGAAAGAACTCGCCGCCCAGCACGGTCTCGCCCGGCCGCGGCAATCGCGGTACGCGGATCACCAGGTCGGTGTTGACCGAACCGACGACGATAATGCGAGGATGTGCCATTGCGGAAAGTGGAACCCGGATGACCGGCGCGTAGGCGCGAATGATTCGAGAAGATTCAAAATCGCTAGCTACGAGAAGAGAGAATCATAGTTTTTGAGAATCTTC belongs to Pirellulales bacterium and includes:
- the rbsK gene encoding ribokinase, producing MAHPRIIVVGSVNTDLVIRVPRLPRPGETVLGGEFFQAAGGKGANQAVAAARVAGAPVAFVAAVGDDAFGRQAIEHLRQENLDLSAVKVLPGVASGVAQIVVDAQGENAIAVASGANAELRPDDIDALPQSLFDGARVLLTCLETPLDTVARALTRAKQAGLLTILNPAPVGSFCDRLELLELVNVLTPNQLEAAELTGSDLSKTDSLAMLGHLRRLGAGQCVLTLGADGCLVVSDRVETIPAVPVTAIDTTAAGDAFNGVLAVGLAEGRTLLEAARWANRAAALAVTRRGAQPSLPHRHEIEA